The following coding sequences lie in one Melopsittacus undulatus isolate bMelUnd1 chromosome 9, bMelUnd1.mat.Z, whole genome shotgun sequence genomic window:
- the LINS1 gene encoding protein Lines homolog 1 codes for MKISLLQQMYKDVLVGLPLAKESHHYTSLLNPCVEQSAEGDESCHQMHLPSTNGGIGSHQDTEMPAAVVTTTDDVSNSFANLSSSFCPREVMLLQLTLIKMMAVKAESQETEFSMRQKYCEIFVLLLKEAKIDSQLVCLLSSCDQLLSHMASKSLASLVYFQLKKENTVNVTWLTFSLKTLSEFPVSTRVAQCLWTLTTIVKDILKDEALPKAGILKMLLAPLDAVLEGFYNSILFHHFDSHHYASPYSEDTDTLVSFIDLLEALLASRIELEPLRCQRILFLKVSHVLDVISSSVHYIIKKKLILLLKKCALYKPREDAKGGSLFFQTPSLQEDMLALSNTVLQVVDLTWLNQIPLSEKASYFGGSETAPGDDTPGGPDQTLLRALSLVVLKALEFKFQNSATEAEIKGDFQNSMSQLLMFWMNHLKSSPQSRPVVHHCEWLSLVFIEQDDDMWEAAKALLLIYLKFDRLRHDAAHNLSQKEEEIWNFLTHASGYNPHCIFLFFLEKIAFDSTVLLDFLISSETCFLEYFVRYLKLLRKDWQQLVDVCNHFDTKHGAFQSVSSVKPHHQEKQSCKTVESLQNARCEPEPQTLISLAASHNYFALTTEQGDNEVVKSNRSNFLIGTDSTSLQSLVNYDSSEDSELESDGKDCLLNTKQVPLNNEGEMGIREAGCSYMDGERNTLKAEVLPVKQKGSSASSSLTCMASLDNVIPQRIMLYKSTKCLEELQKAISRLQRRDLFPYNPSALLKLLSHVEHINKNTNPQ; via the exons ATGAAGATCTCTCTTCTGCAGCAGATGTATAAGGACGTGCTGGTTGGCCTTCCACTGGCAAAGGAAAGCCACCATTATACCTCTCTACTTAATCCCTGTGTTGAACAGTCAGCAGAAGGAGATGAATCATGTCATCAGATGCATCTGCCATCTACTAATGGTGGTATTGGGAGCCATCAGGACACTGAGATGCCAGCTGCGGTTGTCACTACAACAGATGATGTATCAAATAGCTTTGCAAACTTGAGCTCTTCATTTTGTCCACGAGAAGTGATGCTGCTTCAGTTAACCTTGATCAAGATGATGGCTGTTAAAGCAGAGTCCCAGGAAACAGAGTTCAGTATGAGACAGAAGTACTGTGAGATCTTTGTCCTTCTTCTGAAGGAGGCAAAAATTGACTCACAATTG GTTTGTCTGCTCAGTAGTTGTGATCAGCTGTTATCTCACATGGCTTCAAAAAGTTTAGCTTCTCTTGTGTATTTCCAGCTGAAGAAAGAG AACACAGTGAATGTCACCTGGCTCACCTTCAGTTTGAAGACTCTTTCAGAATTCCCTGTGAGCACCCGGGTAGCACAATGTCTGTGGACTCTTACAACTATTGTCAAGGACATACTGAAAGATGAAGCTTTACCTAAAGCAG GTATTTTGAAGATGTTGTTGGCTCCCCTTGATGCTGTGCTGGAAGGATTTTATAATTCCATTCTGTTCCATCACTTTGACAGTCACCACTATGCTTCACCTTACTCTGAAGATACAGACACTTTGGTCAGTTTTATAGATCTACTTGAAGCACTTTTGGCTTCCAGAATTGAATTAGAACCACTCAGATGCCAGAGAATATTGTTCTTGAAAGTTTCTCATGTCCTGGATGTCATTAGCTCATCAGTTCACTATATAATCAAGAAGAAGTTAATTTTACTCCTTAAAAAATGTGCCCTTTACAAGCCTAGAGAAGATGCTAAAGGTGGATCGCTCTTTTTCCAAACCCCATCTTTACAAGAGGATATGCTTGCACTGAGTAATACTGTCCTGCAGGTTGTGGATTTGACTTGGCTTAATCAGATCCCACTCAGTGAAAAGGCCAGCTACTTTGGAGGCAGTGAAACTGCTCCTGGAGATGACACTCCAGGTGGTCCTGACCAAACTCTTCTCAGAGCCTTAAGTCTGGTTGTGCTTAAAGCATTGGAATTCAAgtttcagaactctgctacagaagctgaaataaaag GAGACTTCCAGAATTCCATGTCTCAGCTGTTGATGTTCTGGATGAATCATCTGAAGTCTTCCCCACAGTCTCGCCCAGTTGTACATCACTGTGAATGGCTGTCCTTGGTTTTCATAGAACAAGATGATGATATGTGGGAAGCTGCTAAAGCTTTATTactcatttatttaaaatttgatAG GTTACGCCATGATGCTGCTCATAACTTAAGccaaaaagaggaggaaatctGGAACTTCCTTACACATGCAAGTGGATATAATCCTCACTGtatctttctattttttcttgaaaaaattGCATTTGATTCCACAGTACTTCTAGATTTTCTGATTTCATCAGAAACTTGCTTTCTGGAGTACTTTGTAAGGTACTTAAAGCTTCTTAGGAAAGACTGGCAGCAACTTGTAGATGTCTGTAACCATTTTGATACCAAACATGGTGCTTTTCAATCAGTTTCTTCTGTCAAGCCACACcatcaagaaaagcaaagctgtaagACTGTAGAGAGTTTGCAAAATGCTCGTTGTGAACCAGAACCACAGACTCTGATATCTTTGGCTGCTTCTCACAATTATTTTGCACTTACAACAGAGCAAGGTGATAATGAAGTTGTAAAGTCTAACCGGTCTAACTTCTTGATAGGCACTGACAGCACATCTCTTCAAAGCCTTGTTAATTATGACAGCTCAGAAGACTCTGAATTAGAATCAGATGGAAAAGACTGCTTGCTAAACACAAAGCAGGTGCCTTTAAATAATGAGGGTGAAATGGGGATAAGGGAAGCTGGTTGCAGCTATATGGATGGTGAACGGAATACACTCAAGGCTGAAGTGTTGCCTGTGAAACAAAAGGGATCTAGTGCCTCATCCAGTTTGACTTGTATGGCATCTTTGGATAATGTCATCCCCCAAAGGATAATGCTTTACAAATCAACGAAATGTTTGGAAGAACTGCAGAAAGCTATTTCTAGGTTGCAGAGAAGGGATCTTTTCCCATATAATCCATCTGCGTTGTTGAAACTACTGAGCCACGTTGAGCATATCAATAAGAACACGAATCCACAATAA